A genomic segment from Campylobacter concisus encodes:
- the ribD gene encoding bifunctional diaminohydroxyphosphoribosylaminopyrimidine deaminase/5-amino-6-(5-phosphoribosylamino)uracil reductase RibD, which translates to MNDEFYMDLALSEAWKFQILTYPNPAVGCLILDENGKILSCKAHEKAGYLHAEPTAILFALCKKSEKFKDDFIKAYNDKFSSNIKEGEFGLLEPKFTYEFILKNHSNLLKNAKAYVTLEPCLHHGKTPPCAILLKELGFREVIIGSHDENKVASGGGNLLKSAGIKVKFAVLKERCDKLLEPFLAYQNGGFSFLKIAISKNGVASGGIITNELSRTHVHKLRCIIDTLVIGGNTVRVDRPKLDSRLVSGGKNPDVIIYSRSDKFDKTIPLFSVPGRKVSIQKKLSLKGLSMFEGTGEFLKLAKDSKLANVKWLLIYQSSNFKDGKNLSLDLNLKPLFSGNFGDDSYTWYEILD; encoded by the coding sequence ATGAACGACGAATTTTACATGGATCTTGCTTTAAGCGAGGCTTGGAAATTTCAAATATTAACCTATCCAAATCCAGCCGTTGGATGCCTTATTCTTGATGAAAATGGCAAAATTTTATCTTGCAAGGCTCATGAAAAGGCTGGATATTTGCACGCTGAGCCAACGGCGATACTCTTTGCGCTTTGCAAAAAAAGTGAAAAATTTAAAGATGATTTTATAAAAGCGTATAACGATAAATTTAGCTCTAATATAAAAGAGGGCGAATTTGGCCTTTTGGAGCCAAAATTTACCTATGAATTTATACTAAAAAATCACTCAAATTTACTAAAAAATGCAAAAGCTTACGTCACTCTTGAGCCTTGCTTACATCATGGTAAAACGCCACCTTGTGCAATTTTGCTAAAAGAGCTTGGTTTTAGAGAGGTGATAATAGGAAGCCACGATGAAAATAAGGTAGCAAGTGGTGGTGGTAATTTGCTTAAAAGCGCTGGTATAAAAGTTAAATTTGCCGTTTTAAAAGAGCGCTGCGATAAGCTGCTTGAACCATTTTTGGCATATCAAAATGGTGGTTTTAGTTTTTTAAAAATCGCAATTAGTAAAAATGGAGTAGCAAGTGGTGGCATCATCACAAATGAACTTAGTCGCACGCATGTCCATAAACTAAGATGCATCATAGATACGCTAGTGATCGGCGGCAACACAGTGCGAGTTGATCGCCCAAAGCTTGATAGTAGGCTAGTAAGTGGCGGCAAAAATCCAGATGTCATAATCTACTCAAGAAGTGATAAATTTGATAAGACAATACCGCTCTTTAGCGTGCCAGGTCGCAAAGTTAGCATTCAAAAAAAGCTTAGCTTAAAAGGACTTAGCATGTTTGAAGGCACTGGTGAGTTTTTAAAACTTGCAAAAGATAGCAAACTAGCAAACGTAAAGTGGCTACTTATCTATCAAAGCTCAAATTTTAAGGATGGTAAAAATTTAAGCCTTGATCTAAATTTAAAGCCACTATTTAGTGGGAATTTTGGAGACGATAGCTACACCTGGTATGAAATTTTGGATTAA
- a CDS encoding VIT1/CCC1 transporter family protein — protein MLDKKRALKQLQNEADDTAIYTLLEASEKNEENKKILRKLITEEKRHYAFCQKITGESRTANLFKVIFYTILVKIFGTSFTLKFMESREEDAEQFYLGIVDEYSEARDIYEEEVNHENNLISMLKDTKLVNAGGIVLGMNDALVELTGTLSGIALAFSNTKSVGATGLIMGIAAALSMAGSAYLESKENPSDEIKPLTYSLYTGGSYIITTAFLILPFFIFSSGVYAVLSMFFFAFVAIITYNFYISVAKELKFLPRVVEMCVITFGVAIISFGIGFLVKHYFGLDI, from the coding sequence ATGCTAGATAAAAAGCGTGCTTTAAAACAGCTACAAAATGAAGCAGATGATACCGCCATCTATACGTTACTCGAAGCTAGTGAAAAAAATGAAGAAAATAAAAAAATACTTCGTAAATTAATCACTGAAGAAAAACGACACTATGCTTTTTGCCAAAAGATAACAGGTGAGAGTAGAACTGCAAATTTATTCAAAGTCATCTTCTATACGATACTTGTTAAAATTTTTGGTACATCTTTTACTTTAAAATTTATGGAGTCACGTGAAGAAGACGCAGAGCAATTTTATCTTGGTATTGTTGATGAGTATTCTGAAGCTAGAGATATTTATGAAGAAGAAGTAAATCATGAAAATAATTTAATCTCTATGTTAAAAGACACGAAACTAGTCAATGCTGGTGGCATTGTTCTTGGCATGAATGACGCATTAGTTGAGCTAACTGGCACACTAAGTGGTATCGCACTTGCTTTTTCAAATACAAAATCAGTTGGTGCGACAGGCCTTATCATGGGTATTGCAGCTGCTCTTTCTATGGCAGGATCAGCCTATCTTGAGTCAAAAGAAAATCCAAGTGACGAGATCAAACCGCTTACCTATTCGCTCTATACAGGTGGTTCGTACATCATAACAACGGCGTTTTTGATACTTCCATTTTTCATCTTTTCAAGTGGTGTTTACGCTGTCTTGTCGATGTTTTTCTTTGCCTTTGTTGCCATTATCACTTACAACTTTTACATAAGCGTAGCAAAAGAGCTTAAATTTTTGCCAAGAGTGGTTGAGATGTGTGTGATAACTTTTGGTGTTGCGATCATTTCGTTTGGTATTGGCTTTTTAGTCAAGCACTATTTTGGCTTAGATATTTAA